The genomic stretch AATCATATCGTCACCGGCCTTATCCATGATGGCCAAGGCCTTTTGATATGGTTCTTCGGCCTCTTCGTAAAGTCCTTGGCTTTCTTTCAGCAGCCCGATCTGGTACCAGCAGATTCCCATTTCAGAATGATCTTTACCAACCAGCTTGGTCAGGCTGCTCATTGCTTTTGTATAATAGGTATCAGCCTGTTTATGCTGCCCGAACAGGGCTGCGCTGTAGGCCACTTCCCGGCGGGCCTTAGCCAGTTCCACTGAGTCCTTGCCCTGCCGGGCAAGCAGTTTCTCCAGGGCCATGAATCGGATCAACGCCTTTTTATGCTGGTACATTTTGCGAGCCAGCAGGGCAGCTGCCCGGAGATAATTGGGATTGGTATTGTCCAGTTCAATCGCTTTGTCAAAACGGACTGTTGCGCGGCTAAAATCCATTCGGCATTCTGCCAGTCGCCCACTGTGAAAGGCGGCAAAGGCTCCCCCTTTGCCCCCTTTGCCGATCACCTTGTCAAGGATTTGTTCGGCGTCCAAGGTGCTGTCCTTGGTGCAGACACTCCCGGCAGCCCGTGCATAGAGGGCTTCTCCCAGCATGCGTTGCATTTTGTCAAGGGCCATCAGAGCCCCTTTGCGGCAGATGACCTCGTGTTTATAGCTCTGCTTGATAAAGGTCAGGGCTTCAGTCAGGCTGACCACCACAAGTTGCAGTCTTTCCCGTTTGCTCTCCTCGTTGTTTTCCATTGCGGCAGTCACTGCCTGAAGAAATTTCTTCTTCTGGGTAACCAGGCGCTGGGTATAGGCCTTGGGCGACAGTTCTACGGTATGTTTCGACACAGTGTGAATCCCTCCTCAACTACGGTAAAGGTTCCGATCCAGCCGTTTGTACCGCTTCGGATGCACGTCGGAATCTGACTTTTTGGCTCGTATTATTCAAGAAAATATGCATATACAGGTATATCAGGCCTTCTGTGCAAGAACAAGTGAATCTTTTTCTGTTGACGCATTGCCCTGCACAGGCTAATCATTGGCGACCATTAAGATATTGTACAGGAAAACAGAGAATATGCCAATTACCATGCCTACAAAAAACACCGTTTTATCACCCTATACCCTCCTGCATCAATCAAGCGAAAGCCCGGCCCGTTGCGGTCAGGTGCATACCTTGCACGGAACCTTTGACACGCCGGTCTTTATGCCGGTGGGAACCTTGGGGACAGTCAAGGCGGTTACCCCGGAAAATCTGGAAGAACTCGGGGCCCAGATTATTCTGGGCAACACCTATCATCTTTTTATTCGTCCCGGACACGAGCTGGTTCGCAGCTTCGGCGGTCTGCACGGATTCATGCATTGGGACAAGCCCATTCTCACCGATTCTGGTGGATTTCAGATCTTTAGTTTGAAAGAGCTGGCCAAAATTACCGAAGAGGGCGCGATGTTTCGTTCCCATATGGATGGGGCCAAGCTCTTTCTCAGTCCAGAAAAGGCGGTCGAGATCCAAGAGGCCTTGGGCTCGGACATTATGATGGTGCTGGATACCTGCATCCCGTATCCGGCCACCCTGGAAGAGGCGAGAAAAGCCACAGCCCTGACTGCTCGCTGGGCCAAACGCTGCCGAGAGGCGCAGTCGCCTACTGGCCAGCTGCTGTTCGGTATCCTGCAGGGCGGCATGTATCCCGAGCTGCGCAAACCCGCTGCTGAGGAGCTGATTGATATCGGCTTTGATGGTTATGCAATGGGCGGCCTTTCCGTGGGAGAGCCTAAAGAACTGATGCATGAGATGCTGGATGCCTCGGTGCATCTGCTGCCGGATAGCCATCCCAAATACCTTATGGGCGTCGGAACGCCGGAGGACCTCGTCGAGGGCGTTTATCGGGGCGTGGATATGTTTGATTGCGTCATGCCCACCCGCAATGCCCGCAATGGAATGCTCTTTACTTCACAGGGCAGAGTTGTTATAAAAAATAGTCGATATCGGGAAGATCAACGGCCCTTGGATGAGCAATGCACCTGCTACACCTGCCGCCATTATTCCCGAGCCTATCTGCGTCATCTTTTTCAATGCCGAGAGATCCTGGCCTATCAGTTGAACAGTATTCATAACCTGCATTATTACTGCACGTTGATGGCTGGTATGCGTCAAGCCATTGCGGAAGATCGCTTTTTGGATTTTCGCCGAAATTTTTATGCACAGCGGGAAAGCCCGCATTAACCACGAGAAGAATTATATTTGGAGGAACTATTTCCATGATTGGAGTCGCTTACGCACAGGGAGCCGCCGCCGCACCGGCTGGTGGGGGCATTACCCAGTTTATCCCACTCATCTTAATTTTTATTGTTTTTTATTTTTTGCTCATCCGTCCCCAGCAGAAAAAGGCCAAGGAACAGCAGGATTTTCTCAGCAACCTTAAAAAAGGGGACAAAATTATGACTGGTGGTGGTATTCACGGGCAGATAACCGGTCTGACTGACAGCACCGTGACCTTAGAGATCGCAGATGGGGTCAGAATCAAAATGCATCGCGGCTATGTTCTCGCTATTCCTCCGGTGGAAAGCAAGGATGTTGCAGCCAAAAAAGGCTGAGGCGTTAAAGGCTGTTGATGATCTTCATCGGGTATGAAGAAGAAATGAAGGCCGCAGCTCTGTGAAGGTACAGGGGTGCGGCTTTTTTTTCTTGGACCGGAAGGTTTGCTCATCTTTACCTCACTGACTAGCTCTGTAGGGTGCATTCCATGTACCAGTTTTAGTGCGGGGCCAGCCTTCAACGCCGGAAAGAATTGCCGGTCTCTGGTTATTCCATTTATCTTTTTTCTAGGAGTATTCACGATGAAAAAAATCGTTTTGTTAACCCTGTTGATCAGTATGCTGGGCGTATTTTCCGTCCAGGCGAATCAAGCTCAAGTTCAATTTCGTCCTGCCCACGGTTTTATGCCCAAGACTGGGGATGCGGGGTTTGATCAATTTTTGGTACGAGTGAACACCACTGCCGAGGTAAGAATAGAGACGTATATTACAGATCTCAGCACTGCTTTCCACGTTCCTGCCCAAAGAATCAACCGGTTGATTCATAAGCAGCGAATGGCTCCGGCGGATGTTCTGCTTGTTCTGCAAGTGGCGAACATGAGTGGGGCTCCTCTAAAAAGAATTCTTCAGCAGTATCGGCAGTTCCGTCCCAAAGGCTGGCAAGCTGTCTTTACCTCTTTTCATATTTATCCCGGTTCGCGGTTTTTTTTAATTCTGCGGCAAGAGATGCCCACGGTTATTGTTCGCTATGTTGAACGATGGGAGAAGGGTTCTAAGAAGAAAAGAGGTTCAAAAAGAAAGGGTTCGAAAAAGAAAAGAGGATCTAAAGGGAAGGGCTCAAAGAGGAGATGAGTTTGCTCGTCTGGAGGTAAAATTTTTATGCGACGATTTTTTTATGATCCGAGTATTCAGGAGACTGAAGAGCAGGTCCTGATCACCGGCCCGGAGGCCCACCATATCAGGAATGTTCTGCGCATGCAGTCTGGTGACAGCGCGGAACTTTATGACGGGAAAGGGGCTGTTGTTTCCGGTGAGATTGCTCGGATCAGCTCGAAAGAGGTGGTCTTTCAGGTGCTGTCCCGGACGGATGAATCCAACTCCGGCGTTCCTCTGACCTTGGCTCAGGCCGTGCTCAAGGGGAAAAAGATGGATCTGTTGATCCAAAAGGCCACCGAACTCGGTGTGCATACCTTTCTCCCGGTCATCACCCGCTATTGCGAAAATTCGGGCCGGACCGGGAAGCAGGCCGAGAAGCAGCTCGAACGCTGGCAGCGGATTATGCTGGAGGCGTGCAAGCAATGCCGCAGGCCTATTCCTATGCAGATTTGTCCGCCAACGGCGTTGAAAGAACTCCCCCTCCCGGAAGGGGGGCATAAGGTGATGCCCTGGGAAAACGAGGCAAATACTCCTTTTTCTGCTCTTGAGCTGGACAACGGACAACCCGTGCTTGTGCTGATCGGGCCGGAGGGTGGCTTCCATCCTTCTGAAGTCGCCTATGCGGAGGAGGCCGGGTTCAGGACGATCTCGCTT from Candidatus Electrothrix communis encodes the following:
- a CDS encoding tetratricopeptide repeat protein, whose amino-acid sequence is MSKHTVELSPKAYTQRLVTQKKKFLQAVTAAMENNEESKRERLQLVVVSLTEALTFIKQSYKHEVICRKGALMALDKMQRMLGEALYARAAGSVCTKDSTLDAEQILDKVIGKGGKGGAFAAFHSGRLAECRMDFSRATVRFDKAIELDNTNPNYLRAAALLARKMYQHKKALIRFMALEKLLARQGKDSVELAKARREVAYSAALFGQHKQADTYYTKAMSSLTKLVGKDHSEMGICWYQIGLLKESQGLYEEAEEPYQKALAIMDKAGDDMILADILDKLARLHMELEGEAEAIPLLERLLKIKKNSPAPDLASIIIIFNNVGEAYRVCGKYEQSEKYYKQALAVTQKLRGKKHPAVGSIYQELAKLCERQRKMDVAKQYNEMASAIFQRVMEEQEAAAGGEEGGRLTL
- the tgt gene encoding tRNA guanosine(34) transglycosylase Tgt — translated: MPTKNTVLSPYTLLHQSSESPARCGQVHTLHGTFDTPVFMPVGTLGTVKAVTPENLEELGAQIILGNTYHLFIRPGHELVRSFGGLHGFMHWDKPILTDSGGFQIFSLKELAKITEEGAMFRSHMDGAKLFLSPEKAVEIQEALGSDIMMVLDTCIPYPATLEEARKATALTARWAKRCREAQSPTGQLLFGILQGGMYPELRKPAAEELIDIGFDGYAMGGLSVGEPKELMHEMLDASVHLLPDSHPKYLMGVGTPEDLVEGVYRGVDMFDCVMPTRNARNGMLFTSQGRVVIKNSRYREDQRPLDEQCTCYTCRHYSRAYLRHLFQCREILAYQLNSIHNLHYYCTLMAGMRQAIAEDRFLDFRRNFYAQRESPH
- the yajC gene encoding preprotein translocase subunit YajC — encoded protein: MIGVAYAQGAAAAPAGGGITQFIPLILIFIVFYFLLIRPQQKKAKEQQDFLSNLKKGDKIMTGGGIHGQITGLTDSTVTLEIADGVRIKMHRGYVLAIPPVESKDVAAKKG
- a CDS encoding 16S rRNA (uracil(1498)-N(3))-methyltransferase, giving the protein MRRFFYDPSIQETEEQVLITGPEAHHIRNVLRMQSGDSAELYDGKGAVVSGEIARISSKEVVFQVLSRTDESNSGVPLTLAQAVLKGKKMDLLIQKATELGVHTFLPVITRYCENSGRTGKQAEKQLERWQRIMLEACKQCRRPIPMQICPPTALKELPLPEGGHKVMPWENEANTPFSALELDNGQPVLVLIGPEGGFHPSEVAYAEEAGFRTISLGPRILRAETAALAAVVLAQQAVGNFTALPQGREGV